CACGACAAGAATTTTCAGAAAATAGCCAATTCGGGTCTCTATTTACTGGAGGTTTAGACACGTATGACGTTACAGCAGACTTATCTTGGGAAGCTGATATATGGGGAAAAATAAGAAGCAATAAAAGAGCATCACAAGCAGATTATTTACAAAATGTTGCAGGGCATCAAGCCGTAAAAACACAATTGATTTCTAGTATTGCAAATACCTATTATAACTTATTAGCTTTAGACGCCCAATTAAAAGTAACTAAGGAAACCATAGCAACTAGAGAAAGTGGTGTAGAAACTATTAAAGCATTAAAAGATGCTGGACAGGTAACACAAGTTGCCGTAGATCAAAACGTAGCGCAATACAATAGTGCCAGAGCATTACAAGTAGATATTGAAGCTGCTATATTTAAAACAGAAAACACTTTTAGTATTTTACTAGGTAGAACCCCTCAAGAGTTTGAAAGAAGTAGCTTAGATACGCAAAGTATTGATCAAGAAATGAAGCTGGGCGTACCAACAACATTACTGAGAAATAGACCAGATGTTATGGCTGCAGAATATGCGTTAATTAAAGATTTTGAGTTAACCAATGTAGCGAATAGTAGTTTTTATCCATCGCTTACTTTAACCGCTTCTGGTGGTCTACAAAGTTTAGAGTTAGATAAATTGTTTAATGCCAACTCATTATTTGCGACGATAGTAGGCGGATTAACACAACCACTTTTAAATCAAAGAAAATTAAAAACTCAAAAGGAAGTTGCCCTTGCTAATCAAGAAACCTCTTTATTAAATTTTAAGAAAACCTTATTGGTTGCAGGAAGTGAAGTCTCTAATGCTTTGTACTCTTATGAAGCCGAAACTAAAAAATTCGAATTTAGAAAGAATGAAGTTGAAGCGTTACGCACAGCCGAAGCAAACTCTGAAGAATTACTTAAAAACGGTTATGCGAACTATTTAGATCTATTAACCGCAAGACAAAGTTCATTAAGCGCAGAACTTAATATCATAGATAGTAAATTAAAACAATTAGTTGCTATTGTAGATTTATACGAAGCACTTGGTGGCGGATGGAAATAATTATTTATTATAAACATGATAAATAAAGATCGATTTTTAGAAATAGCCATATCCAAATTCACAAGATTTGGATGTAAGAGATTTACCTTAGATGATTTAGCTCACGAGATGGGTATTTCTAAAAAAACGATTTATGAAAATTTTGATACAAAAGAAACTATAGTTAATGATAGTTTAGATTTTCTCTTAAAGAAGATTGAACTTGAAATTATAGCAATTACAACTAAAAAAGGAGCAAACCCAATCCTGTCTATTATTGAAATCTACAGGATTGGATTTCTTTATGTAAAAAGTATTAGTCCAACTTACATTAACGGATTAAGAAAATACTACCCAAAATCTAATACG
This genomic stretch from Cellulophaga algicola DSM 14237 harbors:
- a CDS encoding efflux transporter outer membrane subunit — protein: MKTIINRKNITKTMLLGVVLVTLQGCFVAKDYKRPELAETEALYRTDNLPMDSVSMADVSWKTMFTDTYLSEYIEEGLENNMDIRIAIQQMIAAQAYAKQGKAGYFPTLSVGPNYTRQEFSENSQFGSLFTGGLDTYDVTADLSWEADIWGKIRSNKRASQADYLQNVAGHQAVKTQLISSIANTYYNLLALDAQLKVTKETIATRESGVETIKALKDAGQVTQVAVDQNVAQYNSARALQVDIEAAIFKTENTFSILLGRTPQEFERSSLDTQSIDQEMKLGVPTTLLRNRPDVMAAEYALIKDFELTNVANSSFYPSLTLTASGGLQSLELDKLFNANSLFATIVGGLTQPLLNQRKLKTQKEVALANQETSLLNFKKTLLVAGSEVSNALYSYEAETKKFEFRKNEVEALRTAEANSEELLKNGYANYLDLLTARQSSLSAELNIIDSKLKQLVAIVDLYEALGGGWK
- a CDS encoding TetR/AcrR family transcriptional regulator; translated protein: MINKDRFLEIAISKFTRFGCKRFTLDDLAHEMGISKKTIYENFDTKETIVNDSLDFLLKKIELEIIAITTKKGANPILSIIEIYRIGFLYVKSISPTYINGLRKYYPKSNTLYSDFKLRFTHTYIKGLLVKAHKSNLIKATIDIDLTCDLYFGNLENLSLIASNLYEKYTVDEILEHLIITYLRGIVTEEYLKENDLLIP